One stretch of Caldinitratiruptor microaerophilus DNA includes these proteins:
- the gcvPB gene encoding aminomethyl-transferring glycine dehydrogenase subunit GcvPB, translated as MATEPLIFELSRPGKRAYSLPALDVPEKPVTDLLPADLVRQEPANLPEVSEVEVVRHFTRLSRMNHGVDVDFYPLGSCTMKYNPKVNEEAARLPGFALSHPLQPEETVQGNLELLWNLERWLCEITGMDRMSLQPAAGAHGELTGILVIRAYHESRGDHARRKVIVPDSAHGTNPATAAMAGYEVVTVPSDRDGNVDVAALRQAVGPDTAALMITNPSTLGLFDTNILEIADIVHAAGGLIYYDGANLNAILGYARPGDMGMDVVHLNLHKTFSTPHGGGGPGAGALGVKKALEPFLPVPLVVKEGDRFRWDYDRPQSIGKVRSFYGNFGVAVRAAAYVMAYGPELKQVSEHAVLSANYIQAHLKRLWDLPYDRFCKHECVLSGRTLKQETGVRTADVAKRLLDEGLHPPTVYFPLIVEEALMIEPTETEPKETLDRFIAVMRQIYREAHEDPERVKGAPHRTPVGRLDEALAARRPNLRWRPQS; from the coding sequence GTGGCGACGGAACCCCTCATCTTCGAGCTGAGCCGCCCCGGCAAGCGGGCGTACTCCCTGCCGGCGCTGGACGTCCCGGAGAAGCCGGTGACCGACCTCCTCCCGGCCGACCTGGTCCGCCAGGAGCCCGCCAACCTGCCCGAGGTGTCCGAGGTCGAGGTCGTCCGCCACTTCACGCGCCTCAGCCGCATGAACCACGGGGTCGACGTGGACTTCTACCCGCTGGGCTCCTGCACGATGAAGTACAACCCCAAGGTGAACGAGGAGGCCGCGCGCCTGCCCGGGTTCGCCCTCAGCCACCCGCTGCAGCCGGAGGAGACGGTGCAGGGCAACCTGGAGCTGCTGTGGAACCTCGAGCGGTGGCTCTGCGAGATCACCGGCATGGACCGGATGAGCCTGCAGCCCGCGGCCGGCGCGCACGGCGAGCTGACCGGCATCCTCGTGATCCGGGCCTACCACGAGTCCCGGGGGGACCATGCGCGGCGCAAGGTCATCGTGCCCGACTCCGCCCACGGCACCAACCCGGCCACGGCGGCCATGGCGGGCTACGAGGTCGTGACGGTCCCCTCCGACCGGGACGGCAACGTGGACGTGGCGGCGCTGCGGCAGGCCGTGGGGCCGGACACGGCGGCGCTCATGATCACGAACCCGTCGACCCTCGGCCTGTTCGACACGAACATCCTCGAGATCGCCGACATCGTCCACGCCGCCGGGGGCCTCATCTACTACGACGGGGCGAACCTCAACGCCATCCTCGGCTACGCCCGCCCCGGCGACATGGGCATGGACGTCGTGCACCTCAACCTGCACAAGACGTTCTCGACGCCCCACGGCGGCGGCGGGCCGGGCGCCGGGGCGCTCGGGGTGAAGAAGGCGCTCGAGCCCTTCCTGCCCGTGCCGCTCGTGGTGAAGGAAGGCGACCGCTTCCGCTGGGATTACGACCGCCCGCAGTCCATCGGCAAGGTGCGCTCGTTCTACGGGAACTTCGGGGTCGCGGTGCGGGCGGCGGCCTACGTCATGGCCTACGGGCCCGAGCTCAAGCAGGTGAGCGAGCACGCAGTGCTCAGCGCCAACTACATCCAGGCGCACCTCAAGCGGCTCTGGGACCTGCCGTACGACCGCTTCTGCAAGCACGAGTGCGTCCTCTCCGGCCGCACGCTCAAGCAGGAGACCGGGGTGCGGACGGCCGACGTGGCCAAGCGCCTGCTGGACGAGGGCCTGCACCCGCCCACCGTGTACTTCCCCCTCATCGTCGAGGAGGCGCTCATGATCGAGCCCACCGAGACGGAGCCCAAGGAGACGCTGGACCGCTTCATCGCCGTGATGCGGCAGATCTACCGGGAAGCCCACGAGGACCCGGAGCGGGTCAAGGGCGCGCCGCACCGCACCCCCGTCGGGCGGCTCGACGAGGCCCTGGCCGCCAGGAGGCCGAATCTGCGGTGGCGCCCGCAGAGCTGA
- the tatB gene encoding Sec-independent protein translocase protein TatB: protein MFENIGFTELLLIFVVALVIFGPQKLPSLGRSLGSALREFRKAARDITEEISRAASLDEPPAPPRASPSRSPTEAPPAAAAAPAAGTPAAAPAGGGEESPPGSERKETEAPRETV, encoded by the coding sequence TTGTTCGAGAACATCGGGTTCACGGAGCTTCTCCTGATCTTCGTCGTGGCCCTGGTCATCTTCGGGCCCCAGAAGCTTCCGAGCCTCGGGCGCAGCCTCGGCAGCGCCCTGCGCGAGTTCCGGAAGGCCGCGCGCGACATCACCGAGGAGATCAGCCGCGCCGCAAGCCTGGATGAACCGCCGGCGCCTCCGCGGGCCAGCCCCTCCCGGTCGCCGACCGAGGCGCCCCCGGCTGCAGCCGCGGCACCGGCCGCCGGGACGCCTGCCGCCGCCCCGGCCGGGGGCGGCGAGGAATCCCCGCCGGGCTCGGAGCGCAAGGAGACGGAGGCCCCCCGGGAGACCGTCTGA
- a CDS encoding serine hydroxymethyltransferase: MTALKDFDPEIYEAIQREEQRQREKIELIASENFVPRAVLEAMGSVLTNKYAEGYPGRRYYGGCENVDVVEDIARERIKRVFGAEHANVQPHSGAQANMAVYHALLQPGDTVLGMNLAEGGHLTHGSPVNFSGKLYRFVSYGLNPETERVDYDEVLRLAKAHRPRLIVAGYSAYPRVLDFARFREIADEVGAYLMVDMAHFAGLSATGHYPNPVPHAHVVTSTTHKTLRGPRGGLILCKAELAKPIDSAVFPGTQGGPLMHVIAAKAVAFKQLLEPSFRDYSERIVRNARALADGLLRRGFRLVTGGTDNHLMLVNLIPMGLTGRDVEKLLDRVGITVNKNAVPRDPQKPMVTSGIRIGTPAVTTRGMREAEMDRIAELIATAIEHRGDEARLQQVAAEVRELTARFPLVEGE, from the coding sequence ATGACGGCGCTCAAGGACTTCGACCCGGAGATCTACGAGGCGATTCAAAGGGAAGAGCAGCGGCAGCGGGAGAAGATCGAGCTGATCGCCTCCGAGAACTTCGTGCCACGGGCCGTGCTCGAGGCGATGGGCTCGGTGCTCACCAACAAGTACGCGGAGGGTTACCCCGGCCGGCGCTACTACGGCGGCTGCGAGAACGTCGACGTGGTGGAGGACATCGCCCGGGAGCGCATCAAGCGGGTCTTCGGGGCCGAACACGCCAACGTCCAGCCCCACTCCGGCGCCCAGGCGAACATGGCCGTCTATCACGCCCTCCTGCAGCCCGGCGACACGGTCCTGGGCATGAACCTGGCGGAGGGCGGCCACCTCACCCACGGCTCCCCCGTGAACTTCTCCGGCAAGCTGTACCGCTTCGTCTCGTACGGGCTCAACCCCGAGACGGAGCGGGTCGACTACGACGAGGTCCTGCGGCTGGCGAAGGCGCACCGGCCCCGGCTGATCGTGGCGGGATACTCGGCCTACCCGCGGGTGCTCGACTTCGCCCGGTTCCGGGAGATCGCCGACGAGGTGGGCGCCTACCTGATGGTGGACATGGCCCACTTCGCCGGACTGTCGGCCACGGGCCACTACCCCAACCCGGTGCCTCACGCCCACGTGGTCACGTCGACCACCCACAAGACGCTGCGGGGCCCCCGGGGCGGGCTGATCCTCTGCAAGGCGGAGCTGGCGAAGCCGATCGACAGCGCGGTGTTCCCGGGGACGCAGGGCGGGCCGCTCATGCACGTGATCGCCGCCAAGGCGGTGGCCTTCAAGCAGCTCCTGGAGCCTTCGTTCCGGGACTACAGCGAGCGGATCGTCCGCAACGCCAGGGCCCTGGCCGACGGCCTCCTGCGCCGCGGCTTCCGCCTCGTCACCGGCGGCACGGACAACCACCTCATGCTGGTGAACCTGATCCCGATGGGCCTGACCGGCCGGGACGTGGAGAAGCTCCTGGACCGTGTGGGCATCACGGTGAACAAGAACGCGGTGCCCCGGGACCCACAGAAGCCCATGGTCACCTCGGGGATCCGCATCGGGACGCCGGCGGTCACCACGCGGGGGATGCGCGAGGCCGAGATGGATCGCATCGCAGAGCTCATCGCGACCGCGATCGAGCACCGGGGCGACGAGGCCCGGCTGCAGCAGGTTGCCGCGGAGGTCCGGGAGCTCACGGCCCGCTTCCCCCTGGTCGAAGGGGAGTGA
- a CDS encoding lipoate--protein ligase family protein: MAPAELRERRWRLVVSGFADAATNMAVDEAIQTVHARGEVPPTLRLYGWRPAAVSIGYFQRMAAEVDLDACRRLGYGYVRRPTGGRAIFHHVELTYSVVIREELLPGSVLETYRTLAGGLVAAIRRLGAPAELAGGEPDPRLGGEASAACFDAPSAYELVVGGRKVVGSAQTRRHGTILQHGSVLLDLDAELLFTLLRVDPEKRPAAVAHLRSRAAGLRELLGREVTWDEAARALPEGFTEALGVEFVRGELTPAERRLTEELVTTRYGTDAWNLRR; this comes from the coding sequence GTGGCGCCCGCAGAGCTGAGGGAGAGGCGGTGGCGCCTCGTCGTCAGCGGCTTCGCGGACGCCGCGACGAACATGGCCGTGGACGAGGCCATCCAGACGGTGCACGCCCGGGGCGAGGTGCCGCCCACCCTGCGCCTGTACGGCTGGCGGCCGGCGGCGGTGTCGATCGGGTACTTCCAGCGCATGGCGGCGGAGGTGGACCTCGACGCCTGCCGGCGCCTCGGCTACGGGTACGTCCGCCGGCCGACGGGCGGCCGGGCGATCTTCCACCACGTCGAGCTGACGTACAGCGTCGTCATCCGGGAGGAACTGCTCCCGGGCAGCGTCCTGGAGACGTACCGGACGCTGGCCGGGGGGCTCGTGGCGGCCATCCGCCGCCTGGGCGCCCCGGCCGAGCTGGCCGGCGGCGAGCCGGACCCCCGGCTCGGCGGCGAGGCGTCGGCGGCGTGCTTCGACGCCCCGTCGGCGTACGAGCTCGTCGTGGGCGGGCGCAAGGTGGTGGGCAGCGCCCAGACGCGGCGGCACGGGACGATCTTGCAACACGGCAGCGTGCTCCTGGACCTCGACGCCGAGCTGCTGTTCACGCTCCTGCGGGTGGACCCCGAGAAGCGCCCCGCGGCCGTCGCCCACCTCCGCAGCCGTGCCGCCGGGCTGCGGGAACTGCTGGGGCGGGAGGTCACCTGGGACGAGGCCGCCCGGGCGTTGCCGGAGGGCTTCACGGAGGCGCTCGGCGTGGAGTTCGTCCGGGGTGAGCTCACCCCCGCCGAGCGCCGGCTGACGGAGGAGCTGGTGACGACCCGCTACGGGACCGACGCCTGGAACCTGCGGCGCTGA